AATTAACGACGTTTTATCTTGTAAGTTTTGCATTTACTTTAACAAGTTCTACATCAAAGATCAACCACGCATTTGGTGGAATTACTCCGCCCGCACCTCTTGGTCCGTACCCAAGATCTGACGGAATAAGGAACGTGGCTGCTTCACCTTCCTTCAACAGCAAAATACCTTCGTCCCAACCTCTGATCACCTGGCCAATGCCAACCGGAAACTCAATAGGTTCGTTTCTCTTGAAAGATGAATCGAACTCTGTACCATCAACCAGTCTTCCGGCATAATGCACGGCAACATCATCTCCTTTTGCTGGCGCAACGCCGGCAGTAGTCTTGGTTATTTTGTAGTAAAGGCCTGAAGCTGTAACCTGCATTCCGGCTTTCATATCATCTACCAGTTTCTGCTGATTTGCTGCAAACTCCTCTTCTTTTTTCTTTTTGTCAGCTTCTATTTTTGCGATGATTGCCTTGTTGTTTTCCTGAATTTTAGATTTTCCTTCAGCGAAGATTTTAGCGGCGTCATATCCTTTATATTCATCGCCTTTAGAAAACACAGAAACTTTTTCCAGAACGATATTCGTTTTCGGCTTATCCTGCGGGCCTTTTTCCACATTGGCAATAGCATCGATCACTTCCTCACCGTTTACCACTTCACCGAATACGGTATGTTTTCCGTCAAGCCACGGCGTAGCGATTTCTGTAATGAAGAACTGGGAACCGTTTGTATTGGGTCCGGAATTCGCCATCGACAAAATACCTTTTCCAGTGTGCTGCAGATCGTTTTTTTCATCGTCGAATTTATAACCTGGGTCGCCCATACCGGTTCCCTGAGGATCGCCACCCTGAATCATAAAATCCTTGATCACGCGGTGAAATATCGTTCCGTCGTAAAACGGGACGCCTTTAGCTTTAGCTTTATTTTCGATTTTCCCTTCCGCGAGGCCAACAAAGTTTGCCACAGTTA
This window of the Flavobacteriaceae bacterium 3519-10 genome carries:
- a CDS encoding probable peptidyl-prolyl cis-trans isomerase; amino-acid sequence: MIKKNLLIAIAAISLSSCAPIYKKMNVEKETYEGLKDGLYANFQTSQGNMIVKFEDKKSPVTVANFVGLAEGKIENKAKAKGVPFYDGTIFHRVIKDFMIQGGDPQGTGMGDPGYKFDDEKNDLQHTGKGILSMANSGPNTNGSQFFITEIATPWLDGKHTVFGEVVNGEEVIDAIANVEKGPQDKPKTNIVLEKVSVFSKGDEYKGYDAAKIFAEGKSKIQENNKAIIAKIEADKKKKEEEFAANQQKLVDDMKAGMQVTASGLYYKITKTTAGVAPAKGDDVAVHYAGRLVDGTEFDSSFKRNEPIEFPVGIGQVIRGWDEGILLLKEGEAATFLIPSDLGYGPRGAGGVIPPNAWLIFDVELVKVNAKLTR